GTTGCACTAATGAATTATAAGGAACAAAAAGAGCACTCAATGGCCTCCTTATTTTCTTCCACATATGGTGCATCACTGGTAGCTGTCACTATAATGTCCTCCTCCACATTTATGGTGACTAGCTGTCCATCGGctactaacttcaatttttggtgaaaaGATAAGGGCACCGCTTCTGCCGAAtgtatccaaggtcttcccaacaGGCAATTGTAAGAGGGTTTGATGTCCATTACTCAAAATTTCACCTCATACGTGTTTGGCCCAATCATCAAAGGAatatcaattcttcccatgacctttctCTCTGTGCCATCAAATACTCTCACTACATTATGGCatgttttcatgtgagaactGTGAATGGATAATCTGTTCAATATGGACAATGGCATGAAGTTTAAGGCTGACCCATTATCAATAAGCACACTTGGCAATGTATATCCTTTGCAGTGAGTGGTAATGTGCAAAGCCTTAGCTGATCCCATGCCTCTAGGTGGGATTTCATCAtcgttgaaataaatgaaattgtcagcacttatGTTACTAACCAATTGATCCAACTTGTTGACCGATATATCATTAGTAACATAAGTCTCATTGAGCACCTTCATTAACGCCTCACGATGTACCTCTAAACTCAGAAGCAAAGCCAATACTGATATACGAGCTAGTTGTTTGCGTAATTGCTCAACTACACTATACTCACTATGTTtcaagaattttagaaattctcTGGCTTCTTCCTCCTTCACTAGCTCATTAACCAGTATTTCAGTCCCCTTTCTTTTGTCATAGGCTTTTGCTTTTGCGGGCTCAACTCCAATGCCTTCTGCATCATAACGTTTCCCACTACATGTATAAGAACCCTCATCTTGAACCTCCTTAGAGGCACTAGCTATATCTTCCTTCTCTGGCATTGTCACATTGCAGCTATAATTACAAGGTACCCTCTTGTTATCCTTACAAAGAAATGAAACAGGTTTATGAATAATGACTTTCGGTACCGTTGGTATTTCAACTTCATTATTTCTTGGTAAAGAAATAATGATTCTTGGCCGGTTTTGATTCTTCGATCCACCTTCTAATGTGCATATGCTCTTATATGAACCAGCTTCATAAAAttccagctccttattatccataaGGCTTTGTACCAAGGCCTTAAAC
This window of the Gossypium hirsutum isolate 1008001.06 chromosome A09, Gossypium_hirsutum_v2.1, whole genome shotgun sequence genome carries:
- the LOC107889948 gene encoding uncharacterized protein, with translation MAGEMIENAIRGGKIEGKAVKRTTPRRKDNEVNNMNSYNLKAITISQPRATTVGQQDSQKQGSRQNFEKVSFIPIPVTYWELYQSLFNAHAIAPFHLKPLQLLYPKWYDENAKCEYHAGISGHSILNCTAFKKAVERLIKMGVVKFDDIPSTENPLLNHCDQGVNAIGDADMRKIKEDMTDVRTLIKIIWEEMVKRKMIISKGRNRGVRDYCEFHTEEGHKIQECDAFKALVQSLMDNKELEFYEAGSYKSICTLEGGSKNQNRPRIIISLPRNNEVEIPTVPKVIIHKPVSFLCKDNKRVPCNYSCNVTMPEKEDIASASKEVQDEGSYTCSGKRYDAEGIGVEPAKAKAYDKRKGTEILVNELVKEEEAREFLKFLKHSEYSVVEQLRKQLARISVLALLLSLEVHREALMKVLNETYVTNDISVNKLDQLVSNISADNFIYFNDDEIPPRGMGSAKALHITTHCKGYTLPSVLIDNGSALNFMPLSILNRLSIHSSHMKTCHNVVRVFDGTERKVMGRIDIPLMIGPNTYEVKF